CTCCTTTTCGACCTTTATCTTTTCATGTTGAGTCGGGGGTAATTGACCTGTACATTCCTATAGGCATCACCTCCCCTGTGTTTTGGGATTATTGTTATCTAACTCCTATTGCCATTGGTTCTTTCCCACAGGTCGATCATTTGCCATATAAAACCGTTATAGCATTGCCCCGGGGCCCTGTTTTTATCCATTTTCTCTTTTGTAATCTGCCTTATACCGATGGTGGTACGCACCTTACCCAAAGCATCACCATACCCTTCCTTTTCAAACGCCGGTATTGCGTTGTTGCCATTCATGTTAAGGACTCCTTTAATTTATTGATATTGGCTCTGGTTCGCTTTACCCCAGTGCAGAAGCGGCGGCTTTATCGTGATAAACTGCAAACACTCCCATGCTTATGGCTTATAAACACAATCACTTAATTTCTACTTAGAGATATTATTTTATATAAACATACTCTAGTTCATGGTGGAAACTCAGTCGCTAGGGGTGACAATCAGGTGGAGATTTAATGACAATATGGTATTAAGTTGCAGATTAAGAAGAGATTTGGGGTCCCTGCGCCCAATAGCTTTCTCTAATATATGGATGCACGGGGCGGGGGGGTATCCCAACAATTTTCCTTGTGGGGAATTATCTTATCTTTTGGGGTTGTTTTACCAAATAATAACCCTCGCCGGTGGCTGTAAGTATAAGCCTTGGATTCTTAGGGTCATCCTCAAGTTTCTTGCGCAAGCGATAAATATAGTTTTTGATGTTAGAGATAGTTTCTGGATATTCCTGCCCCCAGACTTCTTTCACCAGCTCCATAGGGGTTACAACTTCGCCATTGTTTGCCATAAGCTCGAATAGTATTCGCCCTTCTGTTTTTGTAAGAGTTATGTCCTTTTCTCCATACACAATATGTTGCAAAGAGGATTTGAAGTGTAAGGGACCATAAGCCAGGGATAAGTCTTTCTCGGGAGGCTCTTGTCTTCTCAGTAACGCCTTAATCCTTGCCAGCAATTCCATCAGCCTGAATGGCTTTACCACATAATCATCTGCCCCCATCCCCAACCCTTTTACTACATCCACCTCTTCTCCTCTTACGGTGAGGATAATGACCGGAACTGCTGAGAACGCACGAATACTATTCAATACATCAAAGCCATCCATATCTGGCAATCCCAAGTCAAGAAGAATAATATCTGGCTCCTCATCCCTGGCAAGCTCTACGCCCTTTCTGCCCAGATGAGCAGATATAAGCTTGGCTGCAGGCCAACCTATCTGGAAGGCATTATCTACATAATCAACTATATTCTCATCGTCTTCGATTAATAGTATTCTCAATGTCCGCCTCCACATCTCTATTCTGGCTAATGTGACCATTGTATAATGGGAGTGAAAATACAAACGTACATCCTTTCTGTTTCTGGCTTTTTATCCATATTTTCCCTCCGTGGAGTTCAACCAGTATCTTGCATAAGGCTAACCCCAAACCAAGCCCGCTGAGGTGTTCCCTGTCTGATTCGATTCTGTGATATGGTTGAAATAAGCGTTTCTGC
Above is a genomic segment from Candidatus Bathyarchaeota archaeon containing:
- a CDS encoding response regulator transcription factor; translation: MRILLIEDDENIVDYVDNAFQIGWPAAKLISAHLGRKGVELARDEEPDIILLDLGLPDMDGFDVLNSIRAFSAVPVIILTVRGEEVDVVKGLGMGADDYVVKPFRLMELLARIKALLRRQEPPEKDLSLAYGPLHFKSSLQHIVYGEKDITLTKTEGRILFELMANNGEVVTPMELVKEVWGQEYPETISNIKNYIYRLRKKLEDDPKNPRLILTATGEGYYLVKQPQKIR